The window TTGCAGCGGGCGGGAACGCGCCGTTCGGGGCAAAAAAAGCGGGCGAGCGCGTCTACATCCGCACGTTTGAAGTCAGCGATGCGGAGGCGATGACCGCGCTTTTGGTGAAGAACCGCGCGTTCTGGGGCCAGTTTGAAACGAGCCGCAGCGATGATGAATACACGGTAGAGTACCAGCGCCGCAATCTGGAGCAGATGCGTGCAGAATGGGTGAAAGACCGCGGCTACTTTTTCGGGATCTTCCTGCAGGAGAATGACCGGCTGATCGGGGACATCGGGATTCACATGATCGCGCGCGGGCCGTGCCAGAGCGCGTTTGTCGGGTATTCGCTCGATGAGGAGCACAACGGGAAGGGCTATGCGACAGAAGCGCTGCGGCTGGTGGTGGACTTCGGCTTCCACGACATCAACCTGCACCGCCTGCAAGCGGACGCCGCTCCGGAGAATCCGGCATCTTACCGGGTGCTGGAGAAGGCCGGGTTCCAGCGGGAAGGGACGGAGCGCAAGAATTTGCTGATCAACGGGAAGTGGCAGGATCATCTGCAGTACGCGATCATAAATGAGCACTGGGAAGGCTGATCGGCGATGAAGATCGCGGTGATTTCCGACACGCACATGCCGAAGATGGCCACAGGAGTGCCGCCTGCGCTGGCCGACGGGCTCCGTGATGTGGACCTGATCTTGCATGCCGGTGACTGGCAGACGCTGGCGGCGGTGGAGCTGTTCGAGCAGTTTGCGCCGCTAGACGGTGTGGCCGGAAATGTGGACGGGGAGGAGATCGCTGCCCGGTTCGGACGGCAGAAAGTGCTGACGATCGGCGGGTACAAGATCGGCCTTGTCCATGGCGACGGCAAAGGCAAGACCACGGAACGGAGAGCGGCGGCCGCGTTTGCCGGAGAGAAGCTGGATCTGATCATCTTTGGGCACTCGCACGTTCCGTATCATGAGGTGCTGGCGGATGGGACGGTTTTGTTTAACCCGGGGTCGCCGACAGATAAGCGGCGGCAGGCTCAGTTTTCTTATGGGTTGATTGAGATTGGCGAAGGTATGCGTGTGCGGCATGAGTTTTATGCGGAGAAGAAGTGATGTGAAGTGAAGGGCACCCGTGCAGGGTGCCTTTTTCTGTTAGTACAGCCGGTTGGTGTAGCTGTCTTGGAGGCGGGCCGTGACTTCTTGTTCATCGACGTTTGGCAGGTTGACGTGGGCGGCGATCATGCGGGCCGGGACGGGCAGGTCGGCGGAGGGGAGCCACGTTTCGGGCTGCCAGAGCCGGGATCGTTTCAGGGATTTGGCGCAATGGACGAAGCACTCTTCGATTTCGACGCCGATGGCGAGCAGGGGCGTTTTGCCGTTGGCAGCAACGCTCTTCAGCAAGTCCTCGTCGCGCACGATGCAGGCGCGGCCGTTGATGCGCAGCGTCTCTTCAAGGCCGGGGATCAGGAAGAGCAGGCCGATCTGGCCAGTAGCCAGGATGTTGCGCAGGGAGTCGGCGCGCTTGTTGCCAGGGCGCTCGGGGATCAGCAGGCGGTGCTCATCCAGCACCGCGACGAAGCCGGGCTGGTCGCCGCGCGGTGACACGTCGCAGTGTCCCTCGACATCAGAGGTGGCGATGAGGGCAAAGGGGGACTTGGCGAGAAAGTCCCGGCAGTGCGCGTCGAGCTGGGAGATCGATTTGTTCTGCACGAGCGGGCTCGGCTGTCCGAGCAGTTCGCGCAGCTCCGCTTCGTCGGTCAGGATGTTGGGAAAGTTCATGGCGATCACTCCTTTGTGTCTCCAAGATACAGCAAAGCCCGGAGAAAGACGAGGGATGATTTTCCTGCCGGCGCCTCATAGTAAGGAAAACGGCAGAAGGGGATTGGAACATGCTGAAACAGAAGAAGGCGCGCGTTTTCGCTGGGGAGCAGGAGCGGCAGCCGAAGCATTTGAAGGGGATCGGCGTATTCAGTCTGGCCGGCGTCGGGATCGGCGGCGTGGTCGGGGCCGGGTTCCTGCTCGGGTCGGGACTGGCGGTGCAGCAGGCGGGGCCGGCGGTGGTGCTGGCTTTTTTGCTGGGCGGGCTGGTGATGATGCAGGTGCTGGGGGCGATGACGTCGGTCGCCGTCAATCGGGTGGTGCCAGGGTCGTTTCGGGTGCATACGGAGCAGATGCTCGGGCGCTACAGCGGTTTCTTGATGGGTTGGATGGCGTTTGCGTCCGGCATTTTGGGTTTGGGCTCGGAGGCGCTGGCGATGGGGATCTTTTCGCGCTATTGGCTGCCGGGGATGCCGCTTGCGATCTTGGCGACCGGGTTTATGCTGGTCGTGATCGGGCTCAATGCGTTTGGGGTGGAAAATTTCAGCAAGGTGGAAACGTGGATGACGGTGGCCAAGGTCGGGGCGTTGCTGGCGTTTGTCGTGCTCGGAGGTTTTGCGGTGCTGACGGCGGGCCACGCACTGGTCTCGCCGTCGCCGGTCGCGGGATATGGAGCGATGTTTCCCAAAGGCTGGAGCGGGATGCTGGAGTCGATGCTGATCGTCGTCTTCTGCTACTCGGGCATCGGGGCGGTGGCGATGGCCGGGACGGAGGCGCGGGACCCGCAGCGGGACATTCCGAAGGCGACGTGGTACATGGCGCTCGCGGTGATCTTGCTGTATGTGGCGGCGATGGCGGTGTTGATCTTCGTCACGCCGTGGAGCGGTGTCGATGCGAAGGAGTCGCCGTTTGTGCAGGCGTTCGATTCACTGCGGCTCGGCTGGGCGTCGACGGGGATGAACGTGATCATCATGATCGCGGCGTTTTCGGTGATGGCGGCGACGTATTTTGCCTGCATGCAGATGCTGGTCTCGCTGGCGGAAGCGCAGGAGGCGCCGCAGTTCTGCGCGTCAAAATCCGGCCCGCACGGCCGCTACCGCATCGCCTGGCTGATCGTCGGCGGGGCGGGGCTCTTGATCATGGGGCTGTCGTTTGTGCTGCCGCCGAAGCTGTTTCAGTATCTGGTCGCGGCGTCGTCGTATTTTTCGTTTGCGATGTGGGCGTTGAATCTGCTGACCTATCTGGTCTGGCTGAAGAAGCGGAAAACGGAAGAGACGTATCACTCGGCGCTCGTCTTCGGGCGGCTGGGAGCCTATCTGACGCTGGCGGCGATTGCGGTGCTCGCCGGGATGAGTCTTCGCGTCGCCGATTTTCGAATGGGCTTTTATGTGGCGGCCGGGCTGACGGTGCTGATCTCGGCAGCCTATGCGCTGTGGGCACGGGTACAGTCGCAGGAGGAGTGCTGAAAAGAAACACCCTCTCGTTTCGCAGTCGAGAGGGTGTTTCTGTGCTTAGTACTCTTCGCCTTCGTCGCCGATCACACGGGCATCAAGACGGGCAGCGAGCTCTTTTAATTTGTCGATCACATCGTCTGAATATCTGGTCGAAATATGGCTGTCGCGATAGATGAGATAGTAATCAAGTCCATCGAAGCGCCAGACGGCAAGACCCGGCCCGCCAGACATGGAAAGCGTGTCCCCGGACGGGGTGGTCATGGTGATTTCGGTTCGCGCTTCCAGTTCGGGATCTG of the Tumebacillus sp. BK434 genome contains:
- a CDS encoding amino acid permease, which produces MLKQKKARVFAGEQERQPKHLKGIGVFSLAGVGIGGVVGAGFLLGSGLAVQQAGPAVVLAFLLGGLVMMQVLGAMTSVAVNRVVPGSFRVHTEQMLGRYSGFLMGWMAFASGILGLGSEALAMGIFSRYWLPGMPLAILATGFMLVVIGLNAFGVENFSKVETWMTVAKVGALLAFVVLGGFAVLTAGHALVSPSPVAGYGAMFPKGWSGMLESMLIVVFCYSGIGAVAMAGTEARDPQRDIPKATWYMALAVILLYVAAMAVLIFVTPWSGVDAKESPFVQAFDSLRLGWASTGMNVIIMIAAFSVMAATYFACMQMLVSLAEAQEAPQFCASKSGPHGRYRIAWLIVGGAGLLIMGLSFVLPPKLFQYLVAASSYFSFAMWALNLLTYLVWLKKRKTEETYHSALVFGRLGAYLTLAAIAVLAGMSLRVADFRMGFYVAAGLTVLISAAYALWARVQSQEEC
- a CDS encoding metallophosphoesterase encodes the protein MKIAVISDTHMPKMATGVPPALADGLRDVDLILHAGDWQTLAAVELFEQFAPLDGVAGNVDGEEIAARFGRQKVLTIGGYKIGLVHGDGKGKTTERRAAAAFAGEKLDLIIFGHSHVPYHEVLADGTVLFNPGSPTDKRRQAQFSYGLIEIGEGMRVRHEFYAEKK
- a CDS encoding isochorismatase family protein, with product MGKMALVVIDAQTALVEQVYQPERLLQNIAGLLERARAAGVPVVFVQDDDVSEPGSDGWQVHPAIAPLETERRVRKKATDSFYGTDLNAFLTANGVKTLVVCGCKTDYCVDTATRRATTLGYQVIVAKDAHSTTDNGVLTAEQIIAHHNKNLHGLDNLENYSQTMPSSEIEFAAGGNAPFGAKKAGERVYIRTFEVSDAEAMTALLVKNRAFWGQFETSRSDDEYTVEYQRRNLEQMRAEWVKDRGYFFGIFLQENDRLIGDIGIHMIARGPCQSAFVGYSLDEEHNGKGYATEALRLVVDFGFHDINLHRLQADAAPENPASYRVLEKAGFQREGTERKNLLINGKWQDHLQYAIINEHWEG
- a CDS encoding pyridoxamine 5'-phosphate oxidase family protein — protein: MNFPNILTDEAELRELLGQPSPLVQNKSISQLDAHCRDFLAKSPFALIATSDVEGHCDVSPRGDQPGFVAVLDEHRLLIPERPGNKRADSLRNILATGQIGLLFLIPGLEETLRINGRACIVRDEDLLKSVAANGKTPLLAIGVEIEECFVHCAKSLKRSRLWQPETWLPSADLPVPARMIAAHVNLPNVDEQEVTARLQDSYTNRLY